A segment of the Catenulispora sp. EB89 genome:
GGAGCCACGGGGAAGCCCGACGTCCTCCGGCTGCAGAGCCTCGCGGCGGGCCCGGAGAAAGTCCGCCAGCAGTACCCGGTCCATCGCCTCGTCCGCCTTTTCGGTGGGTGCGGCTGCGTCCGTCGCGAGGTTTGGCAGACCGTGGCGGCGCGGCGCGCATATGGGCCCGGGCAGTGAGGTCTTCACCGGACAGCGGATCGAACAACACCTCCCGGACGCGATCGACATGCCCGGGAAGACGATCCTACTGCTTTGAATTCGAAGTGCACCTACGGCTTCCGCGGCGTCGACCGCCAACCAAGACGAACGTCTTCTGCTGTGGAACTACGCGGGGCTTGCTTGGGCGCCTTGGCGGATTTGCTCGTTGAGCCGCTGGGCTTCTTGCAGCTGGTCTTCCAGGACGATGATGCGGCAGGCGGCGTCGATGGGGGTTCCGGTATCGACGAGTTCGCGGGCGCGGGCGGCCAGGCGCAGCTGGTAGCGGGAGTAGCGGCGGTGGCCGCCTTCGGAGCGCAGCGGGACGATCAGTTTGGCTTCGCCCAGGGCTCGCAGGAAGGCGGGGGTGGTGCCGATCATCTCGGCGGCTCGGCCCATGGTGTAGGCCGGGTAGTCGTCATCGTCCAGCCGGTCGGCCGGAGTGGGATCGATACTGCCTGTCACTTGCACCTCATCTGCGCCGGAACGCGGTAAGGGGCCCGGTGCCGTACGGCACCGGGCCCTGAGGAATTAACACCATCTACCTACCGACGTGACGTCGGCTTACTTTCCGCGCTGGTCTTGTGCCGTGGCGCGGGGATCTCGGACTGCTGACCGGGGACCACCTTCCAATCCGGGGCCTGAAGTGCCCACCCGGACACGAATGTGCCGTCCGGGCGATCCTGATGGCGTTGCCTCCTGTTCCTACGGGTTGTACTGACCGGGTACTACACATGCGGTACTGCTCGGCAGCTCCGGGCTCTTCCCGGCTGTCGGTTCCTGCACCTGTACTGCTGGTTTCGGAACCCTATTGCCGTCTTGCTTTGCCGTCTTGCTCGCGCCAGTTCGTGTCTGTCGCGCCTTGTCGACTGCTGTGCTTACGACAGAAACCATACCCACACAGATCGCGGATGTCTACATCGCTGGCTATAGATTTTCGCGAGCAGTCGGGCGAGGTGTGCTCCGTCCGGTGCATGGGCCGAAGACCGGCTGCGTCGGCCAGGCCGTTCTTCCGGTGACCGCCGGAGAGGGGGCGGCCACCGGAAGACGTGGGTGGCGTGTCTTTCGGCCCGCCGCTCGGGTCAGGCGTTGATCGCCTTCTTCTCCCCGGAGGTGGTGATCTCGACCTTGCGGGACTTGGCCTTCTCTGCGACCGGGATGCGCAGGGTGAGCACGCCGGCGTCGTAGTCGGCCTTGATGTTCTCGGTGTCGAGGGTGTCGCCGAGGAACAGCTGGCGGGAGAACGCGCCCAGGGGCCGTTCGGAGATCTCCACCTTCGCCTCGCCCAGGGCGGTGGGACGACGCTCGGCCTTGACGGTGAGTACGTTGCGTTCGACGTCGACGTCGATGGCGTCCAGGGACACGCCGGGCAGGTCGAAGCAGACCACGAACTCCTCGCCCTCGCGCCAGGCGTCCAGGGGCATCGGGTTCGGGCGGGACCAGGTGCCCGCGGCGGTGGTCCCGAGCAGCTGCTGGGCGATGCGGTCCAGGTCACGGAACGGGTCGGTGCGCATCAACATGGGGGTCACCTCCAGGTGAGTGGTCGACCATTGGGGTCGACTCGCTGACAGACACCGGTATAGCATGTCATCGGAACGACGACAAGTGATGGCGTCGCCTAGGAGATGACGCGATGAAAGAAGCACCGAACAGCCAGGCCGCGCCCGGGGACGCCGGGTTCGACACCGGCGCCGCCCTGGGACAGATCGCCGCAGCGATGCAGGCGATGCACGCCCCGGCCGGCCTTCTGGGAGCCCCGGCGCCGGCGGGGTTGAGCGCGAACCAGGTGCTGGGCGCCTTGACGCTGCTGCGCGAGCTGCGTACGGAGATAGCCGGCTGGGAGCCGCAGCTGATCGAAGCCGCCCGGGCGTTGAACACCAGCTGGGCCGATCTGGCCCCGGCCCTGGGCGTGGCCAGCCGGCAGGCCGCCGAACGACGCTACCTGCGGCTGCGCCCCGCCGCCGACGGAGCCGAAGGCACCGGAGACCAGCGGGTCGCCGCCGAGCGGGACCGGCGGGCCGGCGACAAGGCCGTCGCCGGGTGGGCCCGGGACAACGCCGCCGGGCTCCGCCAGCTGGCCGGGCAGATCGGCGCCCTGACGGACCTGGGCGAGCGCGCCGACGAAGACCTCGCCGCGCTGCACACCGCCCTGGGCCGCGACGACGCCGCGGACCTGTTGGGGCCGCTGGCCGACACCCGAGGCCACCTGGCCTCCGGCCATCCGGGCCTGGCCGAGCAGGTCGGGGCCCTGGACGCCAGCATCGCCGAGGTCCGCGCCGCCTCCGACCGCAGCCGCCGGCCCGGCACGTAAGCACCACCGGACACGTTCCATCCAGGACAGGAGGGTTGATCATGGTGCGTTTCGAGTCGTTCATGGAGCAGGTGATCGATCGCGGTGAATACCGCAGCCCTGATGAGGCGGACCGAGCCGCCCGGGTGGTGCTGGCACTTCTGGGCGCGCACCTGATCGGCCGTACCCGGGCTCAGCTGGCCGCGTCGCTGCCGGAGACGTTCGCGTTGATCCTGCTCAACCCGCTGCCGGCCGCCCAGCCGCTGAACGCCGAGCGTTTCGTACGCGCCACCGCCGCCTGGATCGAAGGCGCCACCGAGGCCACGGCGCTGTGGGACATCGGCGCGGTGCTGTCGGTGGTCGCCGACATCGCAGGTCCCGACCTGATGGCCCAGGTACTGCTGCAACTGCCCACGGACTGGCCGCCGCTGTTCGGTATGCCCGAACCCGCCGACACCGCCTGAACCCGACCCACCAACGGCCGGCGGGCACATCCCATCACGCGGCAGGCCCGGCTGTCGTCTCGCCTCACCACCTCACCGGCCTGCGCGACGCCCACACCACGAACCCCGACGACCCGGCCCTGCCCGACCCCGCCCGCTTCGCGAAACTGCTCACCGACCGCCTGGCCCACGCCGTGTAACAACAACTACGGCCACAGCACACACGCGGTGCGGCCCACCCGACCAACGGGCCGCACCAGCCGCTCAACCACCAGCCCCACGCCCGACCGCGACAACACTCCCGTGACCACCATGACCGTTTCGATGCTCGCCGTTCCCACCATGAGCAGCCGCCATCATCTGCTGCCCGCGCTGGAGGCCGCCGTCCACGCCTCCCGCGAGGCCCACGAAGCCACCCGCTCCCACACCGACACAGTTCTGGCCTGCCAGCACCTGCCCGCCGAGGTCTACCAGTACGCGCCCCACCTGTCGCACGCCACGAACACCCTCACCGCCGCCGGCCGCGCCGTGACCGTAGCCACCGGCGATGCCACCGCCAACCCCACGCCCGACAACCTCCACGCACTACGCCGCGCCACCGCCGAACTGACCGCCGCCACCGCCGCCCTGCGCTACCAGACCGCAGCCCTGGCGACCGCCGCCAGCTGGTTCAGCACGCCGACCGCGCTGCCACCAACCGACGCCGCCCCCGAAGGAGGGCAGCCGCTGTGACAGCCACACTCACGCTGGCCGAGACCACCGCACCATGCGCCCGACCGACTGTGCTCACGGTGTTCCTCAACGGCGCCCCGCAGATCACCACCGACGAACGCTTCACCCGCCACCAACACGCCGACGGGGCCATCAACTGGGACGGCATCCTGGCCGAACCGGGCTGGAGCACCGGACAACGCATACTGATCAAGCTCGCCGCCGCGTTGACCGGAAATCAGCACCTACCCCCCGACAACCTGAGCGCACACCTGACTCGCCAGCAAACAGACCTCGTACTCGCGATGTGCCGAACAGCGCGGCTATAGCCCGTGGACAGATGCGGGGCCGCATCATGGACGCTGCCGGCTATCCGGCCGCCAGAAGGTTCGCGCAGCGGATCAGCCCGATGTGGGAGTAGGCCTGGGGGTGGTTGCCCAGCGATCGTTCGGCGATCGGATCGTACTGTTCGGGCAGGAGACCGGTCGGTCCGGCGGCGCTGACGATCTCGGTGAACAGCTCCACGGCCTCGTCGCGGCGGCCGGCGAGGAGGTAGGCCTCGATCAGCCAGGCCGCGCAGATGTGGAATCCGCCCTCGCCGCCGGGCAGGCCGTCGTCGCGTCGGTAGCGATACACCGTCGACCCGCTGCGAAGTTCTGACTCAATGGCCGTCACCGTCTGCTGGAATCGTTCGTCAGCCGGGTCTATCAGCCCGCTGAGTCCGACGAACAGCGAGGCGGCGTCCAGGTCCGTGCCGTCGTAGGCGGTGGTGAACGCCTGGACCTCCTCGTTCCAGCCGTTCTCCAGGACGTCGGACCGGATCTCGTCGCGCAGCGCCTCCCAGCCCGCCGGGATCTCGCGGCCGTAGTCGCGGGCGAGGGTGACCCCGCGGTCCATGGTCACCCAGCACATCACCCGCGAGTAGACCCGGTGCCGCGGCGTGTGGCGCTCCTCCCAGATCCCGTGGTCGGCCTCGTTCCAGCGGCGCGAGACCGCCTCGGCCATCGCCTGCACCAGCCGCCAGTCCTCGTCCCGCAGTCCTCCGCGCGCCTCGGCCAGGGTCCGCACCAGCTCCACCACCGGACCGAACACGTCCAGCTGCACCTGGTGGTTGGCCAGGTTCCCCACCCGCACCGGACGCGACCCCGCGTAGCCCGGCAGCGACTCGATCACCGCCTCCGCGCCGATCACGGTGCCGGCCAGCGTGTACAGCGGGTGCAGCCACTCCGGGCCCGCGAGGGTGTCCAGCACCCCGTGCAGCCAGCGCAGGTAGCCTTCGGCCTCCTCGACCGATCCCAGGTGGACCAGTTCGCGCACGGTCATCGCGGCGTCGCGGATCCAGCAGTAGCGGTAGTCCCAGTTGCGGACGCCGCCGATGTCCTCCGGCAGCGACGTCGTCGCCGCGGCCAGCACGGCGCCGGTGTCGGCGTTCACCAGACCCCGCAGCGTCAGCGCCGAGCGCAGCACCAGATCGGTCTGGACTCCGGGAAGACTGAGCTTCGAGGCCCAGTCAGCCCAATACCTGCCCGCATGGTCCCGCCGTTGCAACTCGGGCAGTTCGTGATCGTCCAGCTCGGTCGAGCCGCACCGCAGCTCCAGCACGATCGGATTCCCGGGCGAGGGCTGGACCAGGGCGGAGGCCGTCTCATGCTGACCGTCCGAAGTGATCGTCCAGGCGACGCCGGGAGAGCGCAGCACGAACGGCTCCGACGTGCCGACCACGCGCAGGCCGCCGTCCTCCGCGACCAGCGTCACCGGCACCCCGCCGAACTCCGGACGCGGCGCGAACGTCACCTCCGCGGGCGCCTCCCCGGAGATCACCCGCACGAGGTTCGTCTGGTGCGGCGGGCTGTACGGTTCGAGGTAGTCGGTGACCAGCAGGCGTGACCAGCGGGTCTCGACGGTCATGGTGTTCGGAAGGTAGCGCTGGCCCAGCGGCAGGCCGTTGCGGTTCGGCTTGATCGAGAAGCACCCCGCACCCGGTCCGCCGAGCAGATCGGCGAACACCGCGGGCGCGTCGGGGCCCGGGTGGCACAGCCAGGTCAGTCTGGCGTCCGGGGTGAGCAGCGCCACCGACCGCTCGTTGGCGAGCATCGACAGCCGCTCGATCGGCATCGCGGACTCCCCGTAGAGCCAGTTCCGCCGCTCCTCCAGCAGGAACGCCAGCAGGAGCGCGACGTCCGCGGCCTCCGGGACACGGTAGGTGGCCAGCGACTCGCCTTCTCCGACCTTGATGCCGACATCCGGGCCCGCCAGCCGCGCGAACGCCTTCTCGTCGGTGACGTCGTCGCCCAGGAAGACCGTCGCGGTCGCGCCCGCCTGATGGCGCATGAAGTCCAGCGCCTCGCCCTTGTCGGTGCGGATGACCGCGAGCTCGACGACCTCCTTGCCATCGGTGGTCGACACACCCTCCCAGGTGGACGGCCCACGGTGCACCTCAGCCAGGACTCTGCGACCCGCCTGGTACTCGGCCCGGCGGACGTGCACCGCGATGCTGGCGGGCTTGACCTCCAACGTCACGCCCGGCACGTCGAGCACCAGCCTCTCAAGCTCCGCCTGCAGGCGGTGGAACAGCTCGCGGGGCCCCGGCTCGATGGCGTGGACGAAGCCGATGTCGAACTCCGAACCATGACTGCCGACCAGGTGCACCTCGGCCGGCAGCCGCGACAGCGTGGCCAGGTCACGCAGGGCGCGGCCGGAGATGACCACGGTGGTCGTCTCATGCAGCGAAGCCAGGGACCGGAGCGCGCCGACCGACTCCGGAAGCGGCCGGGCCTCCTCCGGATTCAACGTGATGGGGGCAAGCGTGCCGTCGTAGTCGCAGGCAACCAACAGACGCGGGGTCCGAGCGATCTGGACGATGGCGCGTCGCAGCTCGGCGGGAAGGGCCTCAGCGGGCAACACAGCTCCTCAGGGAGTTCGAGTTCGACGGCGGGTTCGAGTTCGTGGGCAGGTTCGAGTTCGTGGGCGGGTTCGGTGCGGATCGGGGAAGTCGCCTTGACCCGTCCATCATCGCGGACCGCGGTGGCCGCGATGCAGATGTGTCCGTATCTCGCCAAACGGCCCGCGCGCGCCGGGGATTCAATTTCGGCCGATGGGCTGCTGCTTCGTGATCTCCGCCATGGCTTCGGCCTGTCCTTCGAGCACGTTCTGGTTCTCGAAGCTGTAGGTCGGATTCGTTGAAGACTCTCCTTGATGGCGCGGCGCTCGTCCATGGCGCGATAGGCCTCGGCGGCCTGTTTGAGCGGCAGGTCGTTCCTGGCGTGGCCTGGTGCTACCTGGTACGCGCCGTCAGCGGGTACTGCGGCGCGGGCCGTTGTATTCGATGTCCGTGACGTGCTCGAGCCAGGCGACCTCGTCGCCTTCCCACAGCGCGAGGTGCGCCATGAACCGGTCGGGGGCGGCGCCGTGCCAGTGCTCCTCGCCGGCCGGGGTGAACACGACGTCGCCGGGGTGGGCTTCGACGATCTCGCCGCCGCGGGCTTGGATCAGCGCGATGCCCTCGACGATGTACAGGGTCTGGCCCAGCCCGTGGGAGTGCCACGCGGTGCGGGCGCCGGGGGCGAAGCGGACCATGTTCGTCCGGACCCGGGAGGGATCGTCGCCGCGGTAGATCACATCCGCCCAGGCATCGCCGGTGAACATCTCCGCGGGCAGCTTCATGGTCGCGGGGCGCTTGAGGATCTCCATGGTGGCGCTCTTCTCTCTTCGTCGGGGGATCGTTGGCTTGGAACAGAAGTCGGCTACTCGGCGGCGGGCTGCTCAACGATCGCGTGCAACTGGTTGATCGCGGTCATCGCGCTCGGCCATCCGGCGTAGAAGGCCAGGTGGGTGATGGCCTCGGCCAGCTCTTGCTCACTCAGCCCGTTCTTGAGGCGGCAGGTGTTGAATCTCGCTCCGACCACTACTCAACCGGCGATCCCGACGACGTGGGAGTCACGCTCGAAAGGGGTAACGGCAGGGACTCCCAACCGCGGCTCCACCACCCCGAACGGTCAAGCGGTGCGGTCGGCCGGTTCGGCGGGGTCGTCGGAGGGTTCAGGTGTCGCGCTCCAGCTCGCCAGCAGCGCCAACGCGTCTGCGGTCGGCTGCCGGGCTCGGCGCTGTAGACGGCGAGGGTCTGGCCGGTTTCGGTCGGCAGCTGCAGAGTCTCGTGGTCGAGGTCCAGCGCCCCGAAGACCGGGTGATGCAGCCACTTCTTCTCCTGCCGGAAGACGTAGACGTCGTGGGCCGCCCATCAGGGGCCTTAGTCCCAGGTCAGGCTCAGCCCGGACGCCTGTGAAAAGAGGGCTGTCGGTGGCATGCCGTTAAATCCGTCGTCCCAAGACTGCCATCGCTACGATCCGGTCACGCGACTACGGAGCCCGCGGCGAAAGGGAACGACGTGCCATACCTGGGTCGAATCAACATCACCGGGCCGGAGCCCGAGGTGGAACGTCGGCAGCATTTCGTCAATGCCTTGTCTTCGGCCATGACCGAGGGGTGGACATCGGTCTTCGCGGTCGCTCTCAGCGCGGGCGACGTAGTCGGCCCGGCGGCGGGCCGAGTCGCGCCCGCTCGCAAGGTGCTCGAGCACCACACCATCTGCTACTCCGGCGGGGCGACGGTCACGGCCGTTATGGACGGCGACGGTTTGGACTTTGAAGAAGCGGCGGCTGCGCTCGCGTCGCTGGGGCGGCATCTGACTACCTGGAGTCCTGAACTGTTGCAGTACACGTTGCAGCGAGTCGAGATCTCCCGGCTTGAGCAGCGCTGGGATGAGGACCACTGGCTGCCTCCGCTCGATGTCCCCTAGAAGCTGCCGCCGATCCTCGATCTCATCGCCCGGCTCGCGTAGGAGGCCGCGCGCGAGACGATCACAGATCGGTGGCGCCGATCCAGCTGATCGACGCCACGAGGCCAGGGGCCGTGTCGACCGCCTCGGCAGCCAGCAACGCCCAGTCGCGGCAATGCGCGACGTTCCGGTCCCACGTCCAGCTACGGTCGAGGTCCCAGTCGACGTCGGACGCGCCGTGCCAGAACCGCCGTCCGTCGGTGCCGATCTGCCAGATCTGGAAGTACAGCACCGCCTGGCTGTGCGCCGCGAGGTCTTCGACGATCTCGGACAGGTGGACCATGGGCCACAACGGATACGCTTCGTCGCCGCTGCTGACGCGCAGCGCCGCCGACCGCGGCGGAAGCACGACACGACGAGCTCCGAGTCGGGTCAGGGCCCAGCGGATCCCCTCGCCTTCGCTATGGTCCGGTGACTCGCCGCGCTGCCGAAATGCCTCATAGGCCCTCGCCAAGGCTGGTACGGCACGCTCGACAGCGAGTTCACCCAAAGCCTCGGCGGCCCACTGTCGGACGGTGTCGCTCTCGCTGTTCAGCAGGCTGATGAGGATGTCCGCAGCCCTGGGGTCACCCAAGGCAGTGAAGATCTCAATCGCGCACAACTGTCCGAACCGGCCCATGCCGGGAACCGCGGCGATCACGTCGTCCAGAACGTCGGGCCCCATGGCCGTCAACGCGTGCTGAGCGTCCTCCGCGGTCTCGGTCGAGTCCGCGTCCAGATCGCGTACCCGGCGTGCGATCTCGCTGTTCACAGTCATCTCATAGTCATCGAGCGGCGCGGGGCAGTCGGAGGGCGGACACGAGGAAGAAGATACCTCCGAGCGCCGCATAGCCCGCGAGCACCTTCAGCGAGGGATCAGTCTTGGCCGAGTCGGCGAGGAACGAGGCGCCGGCCAGTACCGAGATGCCGCCACTGAGGATCATGGGCCACTGGCCGCCCATCGAGCGGCGCAGCAGCGCCACGGCGAGTTGGACCAGGCCTGCGGCGATGGCCCAGGCTCCCCAGACGCGCAGGGCGTTGGCGGTCCCGGAGGCGCCAGCGGTGCCAGCGGTGCCGGCGATGGCCAGGCCGATCGCGGCGGCGGTGCTGATGGCCATGTTGGCGTAGAGGGCCTTGGTGGAGCGTGTGGTCCGCGAAGTCTTGGCGTCGACGATGGCCGCCGCCACGTCGAAAGCGGGATAGAGGAACAGCAGGATCTTCGTCGCAGGCTTGAGATCGGGGCCGAGCGAGGCCAGGAGCGCCGCCCACAACGCGGCGAAGACGAAGCGGACGATGTACAGCCGGCGCAGGGTGGGAGCCGAGGTGGCCTGGTCGGATGTGGCGGTGAGAGTCATGGCTGCTCCGTAGGGTTTCGGTGGGGACGGGGACACGGAGGTGCGGCAGCCCGGTTGGCCGCTGCCCTGCAAAAGGAGTCTCGGCGTCTTCGGCCGGCGCCACGTACTTCGAACGAAGTAGTTCTCCGCCAAGGCCCCGCAGCCCCGCCAACCGGGTTCGCGTCTACATCGTTCGAAGTACGCGACCGCGGCACACGTGAACGAGAATCAAGCCATGGCCCAGCCGCAGGACGATCACCAAAGGACCGCGACTCCCCTGTGGATCCGCCGCCCCGAGGTGCTGCATCTCGCCGCCTACACCGTGGCCGCGCTGGTGTTCGCCGGCCAGGTCGTGGCCGTGCTGGTGCGGGGTTCGGACTGGCCGACGTCCCTCGCCGTGCTGCTCGCCGGCGGTGGTGTCGCCCTGTCGTGGCGGTGGCCGTGGGCCGGCCTGGTCGTCACGAGCGCGGCGTCCTTCGCCGTCACCGCCGTGGGCCGGGATCCCCTGTCGGTGTGGATGATGGCCGTCCTCGTGCTGTTCTCGGTCACCTTCCGGGGACGCCAGGCCCTGATCGGAATCGCCGTCGTGGCGGCGTCCTTCCTGGGAGCGTTCATGACGGTGGGAGGCTTCCGCGGCGGCGCCGTCGTGGGCGCCGCCGCCCTCTTCTCGGCCATCGCAGGCGGAGCGACCGGGGCGGCACTGCGCATCCACCGCGACCGGTGGTGGATGCTGGCCGAACGCGCCGCGAGCGCCATCGCCACCCGCGAGATCGAAGCCACTCGGCGGGTGGTCGAGGAGCGGCTGCGGATCGCCCGGGACCTGCACGACGTTGTCGGCCACCAGGTCGCGATGCTGAGCATGCATCTGGGAGTCGCGGAGATCGGACTCCCCGAGGGCTCCGACGCGTCCCGGCAGGCCCTCGTCTCGGCCAGGTCCGCCGCGCGCACCGTGGTCGTCGAGACGCAGCGGATTCTCACGCTCCTGCGCCGCACGGACGACGCGTCAGAGGCTGAAGCGCTCCGGCCGATCCCCGCGCTGAGCAGTTTGGAAGGGCTCATCGGTTCCTTCGAGAGCATCGGCCTGGACATCCGGCCCTCGATCGACGTCCCCGCCGTCTTCGTGGAGCCCAGCGTCGGCGTGACCGTCTACCGGGTCGTCCAGGAAGCGCTGACGAATGCCCACCGGCACGGACAGGGGACGGCGACAGTCGATGTGCACGAACGCGACGGCAGGATCTGCGTCACCGTGGAGAACCGCGTCGGCCAGCCGTCCCCCGGCTCCAGCCCGGGCGGCGGACTCGGGCTCGTGGGCATGCGCGAACGCGTCGAGTCCTCCAGCGGACGCCTGACGATCGACAACGACGGCGAACGCTTCCGGGTCCGTGCCGAGTTCAGCCCGCTGGGAGCGGCCCTGCGATGACGCGCATTCTGATCGTCGACGACCAGGACGAAATCCGCGCCGGCATCCGGGCGATGCTGCGGCTCGACCCGGATCTGGTCGTCGCCGGCGACCTCTCCGACGGGCTCCAGGCCCTGCCCTTCCTCCGAGCCCACCCCGTCGACCTGGTCCTGATGGACATCCGGATGCCCGGCATCGACGGTGTCGAGGCCACCCGCCGGATCCGCAAAGAACACCCGCCCGAGAA
Coding sequences within it:
- a CDS encoding MerR family transcriptional regulator, whose translation is MGRAAEMIGTTPAFLRALGEAKLIVPLRSEGGHRRYSRYQLRLAARARELVDTGTPIDAACRIIVLEDQLQEAQRLNEQIRQGAQASPA
- a CDS encoding Hsp20/alpha crystallin family protein, which encodes MLMRTDPFRDLDRIAQQLLGTTAAGTWSRPNPMPLDAWREGEEFVVCFDLPGVSLDAIDVDVERNVLTVKAERRPTALGEAKVEISERPLGAFSRQLFLGDTLDTENIKADYDAGVLTLRIPVAEKAKSRKVEITTSGEKKAINA
- a CDS encoding HSP18 transcriptional regulator, giving the protein MKEAPNSQAAPGDAGFDTGAALGQIAAAMQAMHAPAGLLGAPAPAGLSANQVLGALTLLRELRTEIAGWEPQLIEAARALNTSWADLAPALGVASRQAAERRYLRLRPAADGAEGTGDQRVAAERDRRAGDKAVAGWARDNAAGLRQLAGQIGALTDLGERADEDLAALHTALGRDDAADLLGPLADTRGHLASGHPGLAEQVGALDASIAEVRAASDRSRRPGT
- a CDS encoding DUF2267 domain-containing protein, whose protein sequence is MMVRFESFMEQVIDRGEYRSPDEADRAARVVLALLGAHLIGRTRAQLAASLPETFALILLNPLPAAQPLNAERFVRATAAWIEGATEATALWDIGAVLSVVADIAGPDLMAQVLLQLPTDWPPLFGMPEPADTA
- the otsB gene encoding trehalose-phosphatase, with translation MPAEALPAELRRAIVQIARTPRLLVACDYDGTLAPITLNPEEARPLPESVGALRSLASLHETTTVVISGRALRDLATLSRLPAEVHLVGSHGSEFDIGFVHAIEPGPRELFHRLQAELERLVLDVPGVTLEVKPASIAVHVRRAEYQAGRRVLAEVHRGPSTWEGVSTTDGKEVVELAVIRTDKGEALDFMRHQAGATATVFLGDDVTDEKAFARLAGPDVGIKVGEGESLATYRVPEAADVALLLAFLLEERRNWLYGESAMPIERLSMLANERSVALLTPDARLTWLCHPGPDAPAVFADLLGGPGAGCFSIKPNRNGLPLGQRYLPNTMTVETRWSRLLVTDYLEPYSPPHQTNLVRVISGEAPAEVTFAPRPEFGGVPVTLVAEDGGLRVVGTSEPFVLRSPGVAWTITSDGQHETASALVQPSPGNPIVLELRCGSTELDDHELPELQRRDHAGRYWADWASKLSLPGVQTDLVLRSALTLRGLVNADTGAVLAAATTSLPEDIGGVRNWDYRYCWIRDAAMTVRELVHLGSVEEAEGYLRWLHGVLDTLAGPEWLHPLYTLAGTVIGAEAVIESLPGYAGSRPVRVGNLANHQVQLDVFGPVVELVRTLAEARGGLRDEDWRLVQAMAEAVSRRWNEADHGIWEERHTPRHRVYSRVMCWVTMDRGVTLARDYGREIPAGWEALRDEIRSDVLENGWNEEVQAFTTAYDGTDLDAASLFVGLSGLIDPADERFQQTVTAIESELRSGSTVYRYRRDDGLPGGEGGFHICAAWLIEAYLLAGRRDEAVELFTEIVSAAGPTGLLPEQYDPIAERSLGNHPQAYSHIGLIRCANLLAAG
- a CDS encoding cupin domain-containing protein produces the protein MEILKRPATMKLPAEMFTGDAWADVIYRGDDPSRVRTNMVRFAPGARTAWHSHGLGQTLYIVEGIALIQARGGEIVEAHPGDVVFTPAGEEHWHGAAPDRFMAHLALWEGDEVAWLEHVTDIEYNGPRRSTR
- a CDS encoding HEAT repeat domain-containing protein, producing MNSEIARRVRDLDADSTETAEDAQHALTAMGPDVLDDVIAAVPGMGRFGQLCAIEIFTALGDPRAADILISLLNSESDTVRQWAAEALGELAVERAVPALARAYEAFRQRGESPDHSEGEGIRWALTRLGARRVVLPPRSAALRVSSGDEAYPLWPMVHLSEIVEDLAAHSQAVLYFQIWQIGTDGRRFWHGASDVDWDLDRSWTWDRNVAHCRDWALLAAEAVDTAPGLVASISWIGATDL
- a CDS encoding sensor histidine kinase — encoded protein: MAQPQDDHQRTATPLWIRRPEVLHLAAYTVAALVFAGQVVAVLVRGSDWPTSLAVLLAGGGVALSWRWPWAGLVVTSAASFAVTAVGRDPLSVWMMAVLVLFSVTFRGRQALIGIAVVAASFLGAFMTVGGFRGGAVVGAAALFSAIAGGATGAALRIHRDRWWMLAERAASAIATREIEATRRVVEERLRIARDLHDVVGHQVAMLSMHLGVAEIGLPEGSDASRQALVSARSAARTVVVETQRILTLLRRTDDASEAEALRPIPALSSLEGLIGSFESIGLDIRPSIDVPAVFVEPSVGVTVYRVVQEALTNAHRHGQGTATVDVHERDGRICVTVENRVGQPSPGSSPGGGLGLVGMRERVESSSGRLTIDNDGERFRVRAEFSPLGAALR